The region tttttttattcaaattagTAATCCTCCATAGAATGGTAGCCTATGTTATATTCCGTGTTATCGGACTCCATATTCCATGAATCGGGGCTATAATAaagcatttcattttttccatcatctAAAAGAATACTAGCTTGTGCCCCTCTATTTTGAGAACTAAACGAACCTAGAGCTGGAGTGAActaatgaaaaaggaaaggattaaatatataaaaatgcaacaCACTCATGGCTATCATTttataagcaaaaaatgagatatgtaatatttttataaatataataattcatGTTAACCTTATACAAAATTCCTGGAAAAGTACATGCTCCTACCCCTGCTGTGACTCCTGTTGTTATTTTAGATTTTAGTGGACCACTAAAAAAATCAGTTTGCTCAGTAGTAGATGTGTCTGTTTCTCCACTAGTTTGTAGTGCAGCTCTAAATTCTGGTAGAGGAGAATCTAACTCTGGAagcttttttattaatgaacCTATTTTAGACAAATCTTTATAAgtcatattaaataattgcaTATCATAACAAagtttaatatattttcgaTCCCGGTACGCATTATTATTACAATATAAGGTATCCAACTTCCTATACGTAATGACACagtcatatatatacttaagACAAGGTTGATATTGTTGTGGACGCTTACCCATTAATATTTCT is a window of Plasmodium cynomolgi strain B DNA, scaffold: 0907, whole genome shotgun sequence DNA encoding:
- a CDS encoding hypothetical protein (putative); translated protein: MKLSNFLDNEDIIGEILMGKRPQQYQPCLKYIYDCVITYRKLDTLYCNNNAYRDRKYIKLCYDMQLFNMTYKDLSKIGSLIKKLPELDSPLPEFRAALQTSGETDTSTTEQTDFFSGPLKSKITTGVTAGFTPALGSFSSQNRGAQASILLDDGKNEMLYYSPDSWNMESDNTEYNIGYHSMEDY